The genomic window TGTCTATGGCAAGTAATATTTTGGCATGAATCAATTCCTCATCTGCTTCGTTTTCTACTTCTATACTGGCACATATTGAGATGTCTTGTAGCTCTATCTCACCAATATCTACCAAATCTTCACAAAGATTTCGGTTTTGATGATATGCCATTCGAGCGGCTTCAATAAGTTTTTCTTTTTTTACATTGATAAAAACTTCCTGATCTTCTTCGGGGATATCGTCTATACCTTCTTCCAGAAAATCTTCATCATATTCAAGCGTGATATTATACAGCCCTTGCAAAGTGAACTCCCTTTTAAAATCGACAGACACATCGGCTACATCTACAGTATTATAGGATAAAAGATCCTTTTTACAATTTAAGAATACTTGCTTTTCATGTTTATGTAGCCAACAATTTTTTATCCCGGGAATATCAATCAACAGCTTCCTATAATCTAATGCAGTAATAGGTTTCGAAGGAAATATTTCTGCAGGTTTAAAAAATTGAGTTTCGATCCCAGTACCTTTATTATCTGAAGCCAATAGATTTTCTATTGGCATATTAATTCGCATACCAAGGTCTGAAATGGCATAAGACAACATTTCCAGAATAGTGATCCCTGGGTCATGAGAATTATAATCCGTCCATAATCTACCTCCTAACTGAGAAATATATTCTATTCCTTTTTCCCTCAAAAAATAGAAATCCAGGTCATCCCGAGTAGTGACATCTTTTGGGATATTGAAAACGGCATCTAAATTTCGCATGTCTCTATTTTTTCTTCGTTATTCTCTTTGCATTTTTCTATATTGGTGGATACCTGATGCTGTTTCGCTGATACAAGTATTGATGCTGGATTAGAGGGTTGGACACTGCTATTAAATATTTCTCCGTCTCTTTTTACAATTACGTCTTGTAAATAGTCCACATAAAACAACTCTTCCAGATAGTCTATTAAAACACTACGATGCAGTGTTGCTCCAAAATCTATTGTTCTTGAAGTATTAAATGCCCATGGAGATAAAAATTTGGTAATATCTTCGCTTAGTTGTTTGGTATAAAAGTTTTCATCGTATTGATCATAAAACTTGACCGATAACGAAACTTCAACTTCTTCGTAAGTTGGATTGACCACCTGTGTTTCGACCTGTATGGTGTTCAATTTATTTATATACCGCATTACTTTATTTAATGTTGCCTTGCTAACTCTAGGTTGAAAAATATCAAATACATTTTTATCAATAGTATCCGGAATCACCACCAAAGTCACATATCCGGGTGCTAAAAAAGAGGGACCCTGAGAGGCTTTCATGTTGGTATGATTCAAACATTTTACCTGATAGATCTCAGGAAATTCTTGTAACACCAGATTTTCATAATCCCAGAGAGTAACTGCCCTGTTTTTATGCCGAAGTCGTTCGCTAATGCGTCTGTAATATGCTTCATCAGACTCTTGCGGACTACCATCAAAAGAATTATATGGTTGCGTAATTGACTTTACTTGTGGTACCCTGGTAATTAGTTTGCTTATAGTGCCATCAGGTAAACTGGTTTCCAAATGTGACAGATCGTTATCCTGGTCTTCAAAAGTGGTCAATACCGCCTGTGGTAAAATTGATTTTATCTTGCTTACGGCATCATAGTTTTTATGAATTCTGGCACGTATCCAGATATAACCTTCCGGAAGTCTTGTATTATTGGTTGTTGCTTGCTTTGGAATAGTAAATCGTATAATTCCGGAGGTCAATAAATTATCCGTACTATTGATTAAGATGTTATCTTGTAAATCTTTCCAGTGGTTATTACTTAAAACCGCCCATTCAACACGCTGATTGCCCAGAAAACCTTCGTCATCTGGATTTTCGCTCCCTTCTAAAACTTGTATTAATAACGATATCTGTTGGTTGATTTCGGCATTTTCTAAGCCGATAAATAAAGATCCTCCTCTACAATGTTTAGGAACCAAGTGATTAGTTAAGAAATCATTTCGCTCTTGAGTACTCCCGGTAATAATTTCTTGTATACTTTCTTTAAGGAATCTATGTTCTTCATGTTGCCCGTACGGATCTTCATGAAACAATTTAATTTGATTGTTGGCATAAGCTACTTTATTTCCTTGCAGATTAGTTGATGCCTCTGCATTATAACTCATACTGATGGTTTCTATTAAAGGAATATAAGGCTCTTTAGGTATCTTTGACTCCTCTTTAGCATCTAAAATAGCTCTTGAGATTGCAAGTGCATAGGTTTTTGGAAACCGTTCCTGTAAAAAAGACTGATTCAATGACAACCGCAATGGGCCATTTTTATACCCTGCACTTTGCGAACTAGAAAATGAGAAATCTGTTTTATAAAGATCACCGGATTTTTTGAATAACACAACATCTGATTTTTCTATGATATATCTTTTTCTATTATTCTCAAATACTGAAGAAGTCGCTTTAAAATAACTATCATTTACCGTAGGAAGAGTACCATAATTAGTATATTGATCTGCGAAATTTACTTCGGGGGTATCTTTCCAGGTAATATCAATATTGATACTTTTCCAGGGTTTAGAGAAAACCTCGGGATAACCAATGTCAAAATTTGATTTGTTTATCGGATCGGTAGTAAAAGGATAAAAAGGCTTATCTACATTAATAATACCTGTATCATTTTCTAATTCTAAAGAAACAATACTATCTACATGAACCTTTGCCTGCATCGAACTCAAGGTATTTAATGCTAGTCTTCGGTTTAAATTATATCCGGCATAGCTGTATGTTGCTTCCCCATCTTGTGTAGTCCCAATCTCTTTTTTGTTAGTATCAATTAAAAAGCGTACTACAGGCAAATCGGTAGTATAGGGTTCAAGATGAACTTCTTTGTTATATCCAGTTATAGAAGGTGCGTCTTGTGGTATTTCAAACAACAAAGAAAGTTTATTGCTTTGCATCCTAGTTTCATACGATGCAGTACCAATAGTTTTTGATTCTTCAAGTTTCAGAGGACCATACCAACCTTCTTCGGTACTACAGTAAATAGTTATGTTTTCATACAAATCATCAAACGCAAAGGTTTCGGGGGGAAGCTCTAGCTGTGCTTCTTTAGGATCACAAGGTTCTGTATCATCTCGACTTGGGTTCCTTTTTGGCACTTGGTTTATGGTGATCTGAACTGTTCTCTCTCCTTCTTTAAGTGAAAACATTTGAGATGCCAGACCAAATCCAGTTTTCACGTTATCCAAATCAGGATATGTTCCTTCGTTAGACGGATATCCAAAAGCCCACCAATCAGCAAATCCTTCGGGAAATTCTTCGCCTTTACCATCAAAAGAGTTGGCAATATCTGCCGTTTTTATTTCTGCATCAATGATTTTTTCTGCACAATCTGCTGGATCTAATTCTCGTTCTTGATGATTGTATACATTTTTAAGCAAGGCTACAGTCGCTTTGTTGGCAACTAATTCTTCTGAAGTTTTATAAATACGCTTTTTTCGGTTAGCATCTTTTCCACCATCAAGCTTAGTTCCTTCAGGAATTCTTTCACTTATACTCTTTTTGGCAATTTCGAAAAGCAGGTGTACTTTATCTGCTTTTGCAGAAAGTTTCTCTACTTGTAAAATTTCAGAAAAATAAAAATCAAGGTGCCTTTTGGTTAAGGTATTAAATCTATTTTGTGATAATTCTAGCAATCGAAGAAAGCACACAAATAGTGTAAAATGCGGTGTAACTTCTCCATTATATTCTTGCTCCTGAAGCGTAGCTGTGATTTCATCCTTTAACTTTTGGTATGTCGTTTCGCCTCTAAGCGGTATAGTATCCTCATTAAAATCAAAATAGCGAAACAAATCTTGCCAATCTCCTAAGGGTGAATTCTCATTTTCGGTATTGAAATAATTTACATGTTTGGCGAAGTTATAAGCAAACAACATCCAATCTTCTACACCTAGATCATGGAGTTTTAAACTATCAGGATTCAGTATTTCGTTAAACCGTTGTTGCTGATCCCTTCCGTTTCTTCTTAAGATACTATCGATATAACTGCAATTTTCACTCATTTGTTGGTTTTAAGATTTTATATCGGTTCCTTCTTCCAGATAAAATGGGAACACCACATTGTTTCGTGAATTGGTCGTTCTTACTGTATAATCTACCTTAATAAAAAGTTCACCTTGTAGTGTGTCACTTTCGGTAATATTTATAAGGTCGACATCGATTCTTGGTTCATGATAAAGAATAGCTGTTCTGATTAACTCTGAAACATAGGTAATCAATGTTCTGTTTAAGCTTTCAAACAGTAATTCATCAAGATTACATCCATAATCGGGGAACATTATTCGCTCTCCCAAACGAGTGGATAATAAAATCTCTAGACTACTCTTAATATCTTCTTCGTCAGAAATCATTTTCACTCTATTTGATTTCTTACTAAATTCTGGAGGGAAGCTCCAACCTATTCCTAAAAAAGACTTTTTATTTTCCATATTATCCTATCATTACTGTAGGTTCTCCTGCCACTATTGTACCTCCATGAGCGGTAGAATCACCCATTCTGGCGGCTGGCATTCCACCAATCATTACTGTTCCTGATCCCGCGACTATAGAATCTGGAGGACCACTACAAGTAGCCATATCTCCAACTCTTGCTGCTGGCATTCCTGCAATCAATACTGTGGGCTCTCCTGCGGGTAAAATAGGACCTCCTACGTGAAGTGCTCCTCCTGGATTTACCATCGGACACACATGCATGTCGTTTACTCTTGCTGCTGGTGGCATATTTTTTTATTTAATAATGTTTTTACTAATTTATTTGTACCAATGAGCCTTTTAAAACAGCCGTTGCCCCTGAAGAGACTTCGGCTCCCGAAGACCCTTCGGCTTTGAATGCCGCACTTGCGGCAATATTTACATTGGTACCTTCGATGGTAACATCTCCTGATGCTTTGAGTTCGATATTACCGGCACTTTCCATTAAGATTCCAGCACTATCGATTGTCACTACATTCGAGTTTTCATCTTCAATAATTATGGTCCCTGCATCTTCATCCAAAGCGATGTGTTTTCCCGCCGGAGTTGAAATATTGATTGTTTTCTTGTCATCGTCAAACAACACCTTCATTTCGCTTCGGGTAACGAATCCTTTCTCGTGATTATCATCGGCTGCTGTAACGGGTGCAGGTTTTGCACTACTATGTAACATGCCCAGAACCACTGCATCGTTTGGATCTTCATTGATAAAACCTATAATAACTTCGTCTCCTATTTCGGGTCTAAAAAATGCTCCTCTGTTTTCTCCTGCATCTAACGAAGCAACCCGGCACCAGATACCCTGCTCTTCATTATTTACAATAGGGATTTGAACCAAAATACGTTCTTCACCATCGGGATCATCTTGTAATTGCGAAACAATTCCTATTTGTAACCCTTGTATTGCCGGCATTAAACCAGAAGCTGGAGGAGAAGTGATATCAAAGGTTTCTGAAAACCATTCTGGATTTAATCCAAACTGGGCATCGACAGTCCAGTTTCCCTCAGAAAGATTATGTCTAACTCCAGTAACATATACATTACCATTAAATCGATCCCCTACTCCTTCTAACTTTAGAATGGTGTTAGGTTTTACTTGTGCTATTCCTTGAAATTTTACACGCCCACGTACTTTGGATAATTGTTGAAACAACCATTTTGCATCAGCCCAATCCTGTAATTCGGTATCGGTAACGGCACCACCATGCCTTAATTCTAAGTTTTCAAGTCCGATGGCCTCTGCTAAATCTTCAGGGCTTAAATTTCCATTTAACGAAACCCCAGGATCGGCTCCTTCAATTTCTAATAACTCTTGATCAGCATAATTCCATGCATACGATGAAACCTTACTGATTTGATGTCGGGCATCAATTTCGGCGTCAAAATCAAGTAATGTGGCTCCATAAGTAACAGTTTCGATTTCAGATTGACCAATGTCTGGTTTTGCAATAGTAATAGATCCATCATCAATAAAGCATAGCTTACCATTTGCTTGAGCTCTAGAAATGATAAAGTCCCAATCTGAGGCATTGTATTGAACCAATTCCAAATGCGAAACATTGGTTGCCTCTATATCATTTTCAAGACCATATGTCCCTATAATCTCTTCAATAATATCGCTATCGGTACTTTCATAAAAATACTTACTTTTCTTTCCTATAGTGAGCTTTACAGCTTCATCTTTGCACTCGATAATCAACTGACTGGTATGTGTTCTAATTTTGAGATTATGCTTAATAACGATACCTTTAAAAATGGTTTCCTCGTCTGAGTGATACCCTGCGGTAATCTCGATTTCTTTGCCTGGAATCAAAAGATCTTCATTGCTTAATTCGAAATCTCTGGCAGAAGGATCTCCGTCAATAAGTACAATTTGTGCTATAGGTATCCTGTTGACCTCTTTTTGTACCATAATACTTTTGACCTGATATACTTTGGGCAATTCGTCACCTCCTATCAGAATTTTGAAAGTGATTAAATCAGGACTTTGAGTAGTTTGTATGATACCACTATTATTCATTTATGATTGTTTTTGTAAAGGTGGAAAATAGAGTTCTTGTCCGACAGTAAGCTTTCTGAAGTTGCTTATATTATTTGCTCGCGCAACCTCCAGATAATACTTTGGATCTCCATAAATGCGATGTGTCATCAAAGGTAAAGTATCACCTGCCTTGACTATTCTATAATGTGTAAGATCAGGAGATTGATCATTTTGTTCTCTGACTCGTTGTTCTTGCTCTACAAACTTCTTGAACTTGGCTTTGACCATTGCTCTTAATGGAGTACCATCTGGCTTAAAAAGTTTATATTCTATATCCATTGAAACCAAAAGACAAGGAAAAGTTAGTGCTCCCCAAACTATTTTCAGGTAATTGGGTTTATGAGTATCACCGTTATACTCGTATACCGCTTTTCTGAAAGCATCAAGGTCATCGATAATTCCGTCTCCTTGATCTTTATACACCTTATCGTCGCTAGCTGAACTTGGATCATTGCCATAGTGAATTATAACTCCGGTGCGATCAAAAAGAAATTCAAAATCCAGATCTTCGGGTATTGATCTTATGAATTTTATATCGTTAGAACTGGTTCCTTGTGCCTGATCTTCCTGTACTTCATTTTTAAGAGAAAAACTATAGGTTTCGGGATTCAGTAATGCAGTGTATTTTAAGTCTGGAATTTCTTCATTAAACTTTTCATCTTTAAAACATCGAATGACCAGTTTTTGTAATTTACCTTCAATCATGATCAAATAGTTTAGCGTTCTTGTTGTTTTTCAAGAATTTCCATCACCTGTTCTACACAAGCTTCAACCAAGGCAGATTTTTCTTTTTTGCTATCTACTTCTACCGGCGGCCGTTTACCTTTTCCTTCATCGACATTAATTTTGATATGTAATTCTTTGATTTCTATCGGCATCAGAGATGTTTTATAAAGTTTGGAAATAATTATAAGTAAGCTCTAGTGATTCTATAACCAATTTATTTTCTGTGGCATGAAAATCCTCTACAACCCATTTTACCGGATAGGCATGTGTAACGTTCCATGTTAACAAAGCTTCATGTTTTTCGTTAAGCAGCATCACTGTAAGATTAATAGGTTTTATCTCAAAATTTTCAATAGCATTTCTGCACCATTCTATTAATTCAGAATCGATTAAAAGTCCTCGTTTCAGGACCAAATTAGGATACTTGGTTCTTGCAGGAATTTTATGTTTAAACCTATTTTCTCCTCCTTCGGCAATTTCTTCGGTTTCCAGATCTACTGACAGACCAGAAACCGATTGAAATTGATAGTCATTAATTTGAATTTTATTTTCTAAATCTTGAAACTCAACTTTAAAATGAAAGCCTACCGGTGGATAGTAAGAAGCCATTATAATAATGATAATTTCTCATGAACAAACTCTGCCGTTTCGATAGCGATTTCGTTACCGTCTGCTTTAAGATCTGTAGACTGAATTTTGGTTACATAGGCTCTTTCGGCTTTCCAGGTTACAACAGGTTCGTGCTTCTCATCCAGAAGGCTAATCGTAAGATCTCCTCGATATTGTTCTTCACCTTCCTGGAAA from Aquimarina sp. ERC-38 includes these protein-coding regions:
- a CDS encoding DUF5908 family protein, producing MPIEIKELHIKINVDEGKGKRPPVEVDSKKEKSALVEACVEQVMEILEKQQER
- a CDS encoding phage tail protein encodes the protein MASYYPPVGFHFKVEFQDLENKIQINDYQFQSVSGLSVDLETEEIAEGGENRFKHKIPARTKYPNLVLKRGLLIDSELIEWCRNAIENFEIKPINLTVMLLNEKHEALLTWNVTHAYPVKWVVEDFHATENKLVIESLELTYNYFQTL
- a CDS encoding PAAR domain-containing protein, whose product is MPPAARVNDMHVCPMVNPGGALHVGGPILPAGEPTVLIAGMPAARVGDMATCSGPPDSIVAGSGTVMIGGMPAARMGDSTAHGGTIVAGEPTVMIG
- a CDS encoding GPW/gp25 family protein; this encodes MENKKSFLGIGWSFPPEFSKKSNRVKMISDEEDIKSSLEILLSTRLGERIMFPDYGCNLDELLFESLNRTLITYVSELIRTAILYHEPRIDVDLINITESDTLQGELFIKVDYTVRTTNSRNNVVFPFYLEEGTDIKS
- a CDS encoding baseplate J/gp47 family protein yields the protein MSENCSYIDSILRRNGRDQQQRFNEILNPDSLKLHDLGVEDWMLFAYNFAKHVNYFNTENENSPLGDWQDLFRYFDFNEDTIPLRGETTYQKLKDEITATLQEQEYNGEVTPHFTLFVCFLRLLELSQNRFNTLTKRHLDFYFSEILQVEKLSAKADKVHLLFEIAKKSISERIPEGTKLDGGKDANRKKRIYKTSEELVANKATVALLKNVYNHQERELDPADCAEKIIDAEIKTADIANSFDGKGEEFPEGFADWWAFGYPSNEGTYPDLDNVKTGFGLASQMFSLKEGERTVQITINQVPKRNPSRDDTEPCDPKEAQLELPPETFAFDDLYENITIYCSTEEGWYGPLKLEESKTIGTASYETRMQSNKLSLLFEIPQDAPSITGYNKEVHLEPYTTDLPVVRFLIDTNKKEIGTTQDGEATYSYAGYNLNRRLALNTLSSMQAKVHVDSIVSLELENDTGIINVDKPFYPFTTDPINKSNFDIGYPEVFSKPWKSINIDITWKDTPEVNFADQYTNYGTLPTVNDSYFKATSSVFENNRKRYIIEKSDVVLFKKSGDLYKTDFSFSSSQSAGYKNGPLRLSLNQSFLQERFPKTYALAISRAILDAKEESKIPKEPYIPLIETISMSYNAEASTNLQGNKVAYANNQIKLFHEDPYGQHEEHRFLKESIQEIITGSTQERNDFLTNHLVPKHCRGGSLFIGLENAEINQQISLLIQVLEGSENPDDEGFLGNQRVEWAVLSNNHWKDLQDNILINSTDNLLTSGIIRFTIPKQATTNNTRLPEGYIWIRARIHKNYDAVSKIKSILPQAVLTTFEDQDNDLSHLETSLPDGTISKLITRVPQVKSITQPYNSFDGSPQESDEAYYRRISERLRHKNRAVTLWDYENLVLQEFPEIYQVKCLNHTNMKASQGPSFLAPGYVTLVVIPDTIDKNVFDIFQPRVSKATLNKVMRYINKLNTIQVETQVVNPTYEEVEVSLSVKFYDQYDENFYTKQLSEDITKFLSPWAFNTSRTIDFGATLHRSVLIDYLEELFYVDYLQDVIVKRDGEIFNSSVQPSNPASILVSAKQHQVSTNIEKCKENNEEKIETCEI
- the vgrG gene encoding type VI secretion system tip protein VgrG — translated: MNNSGIIQTTQSPDLITFKILIGGDELPKVYQVKSIMVQKEVNRIPIAQIVLIDGDPSARDFELSNEDLLIPGKEIEITAGYHSDEETIFKGIVIKHNLKIRTHTSQLIIECKDEAVKLTIGKKSKYFYESTDSDIIEEIIGTYGLENDIEATNVSHLELVQYNASDWDFIISRAQANGKLCFIDDGSITIAKPDIGQSEIETVTYGATLLDFDAEIDARHQISKVSSYAWNYADQELLEIEGADPGVSLNGNLSPEDLAEAIGLENLELRHGGAVTDTELQDWADAKWLFQQLSKVRGRVKFQGIAQVKPNTILKLEGVGDRFNGNVYVTGVRHNLSEGNWTVDAQFGLNPEWFSETFDITSPPASGLMPAIQGLQIGIVSQLQDDPDGEERILVQIPIVNNEEQGIWCRVASLDAGENRGAFFRPEIGDEVIIGFINEDPNDAVVLGMLHSSAKPAPVTAADDNHEKGFVTRSEMKVLFDDDKKTINISTPAGKHIALDEDAGTIIIEDENSNVVTIDSAGILMESAGNIELKASGDVTIEGTNVNIAASAAFKAEGSSGAEVSSGATAVLKGSLVQIN
- a CDS encoding LysM peptidoglycan-binding domain-containing protein: MIEGKLQKLVIRCFKDEKFNEEIPDLKYTALLNPETYSFSLKNEVQEDQAQGTSSNDIKFIRSIPEDLDFEFLFDRTGVIIHYGNDPSSASDDKVYKDQGDGIIDDLDAFRKAVYEYNGDTHKPNYLKIVWGALTFPCLLVSMDIEYKLFKPDGTPLRAMVKAKFKKFVEQEQRVREQNDQSPDLTHYRIVKAGDTLPLMTHRIYGDPKYYLEVARANNISNFRKLTVGQELYFPPLQKQS